A region of the Mesoterricola sediminis genome:
GCCGTGAGGTAGTCGGGGACCACGCCGCCGATGGTGGGGCCGTTGGCCTCGGTGCCCTGGCGGTTCTTCACCGCCCCGGTGCCCGATGCCTGGTAGTACCGCTCGGGGGAGACCGCCCCCGCCAGGGTCGCCAGGCGCTTGAGGGCCGCGGCGTCCTCCAGCGTCAGGTCGCGCCGGCGCCGCTGGTCCTCGGGGATGAGCCCCGGAGGCCCCCCGAAGCGCGGCTCGTACTTCTGGAACTGGACCAGGGTCGTCCCGAAGGCCGAGAAGGCCCCGGTGACGGCCTCGTTGAACCCCGCCACGAAGCTCACCATGGCGATGACCGTGGCCACCCCCGCGACGATGCCCAGCAGGGTCAGGAAGCTGCGCAGCTTCTGCGAGACGATGGCCCGGAAGGCGAAGAGAACGTTCTCCCGGCCCAGGGCGTGGAGGAAGGGGCTGTTTCGGATGGCCTTGAACATGCCGTCCCCTATTCGGCCCGGAGGGCGTCGATGACGGGCAGGTTGGAGGCCCTGCGCGCCGGCAGGAAGCCCGCGGCCAGCCCGATCAGGGTGGAAACGGCGATGCTGGAGATCACGATGCCCGGCGTGATCACGGCGGGGAAGCCCGCCGCCACCCGCACGACCCAGGTCGCGAAGGAGCCCAGGAGCATGCCGACGACGCCCCCCACCAGGCTCAGGATGGCCGCCTCGAGGAGGAACTGCCGCCGGATGTCCCGCTTGCGGGCCCCCAATGCCATGCGGATCCCGATTTCCGTCGTCCGCTCCACGACGCTCACCAGCATGATGTTCATGATGACGATGCCGCCGACCCCCAGGCTCACCGAGGAGACCAGGAGCATGAGGATGAAGGCCGCCTGGCTGATCTGCTTCCACAGCTCCTGGAGGGAATCCTGGGTGAGGAGGCCGAAGGGATCCGGATCCCGGAAGGCCGTGTGCCGCCGGGCCCGCATGAAGGACCGGACCTCGTCCAGGGCCTCCTCCAGGCCCTCGACGCCGCCCGAAGCCTGGGCCGAGATCTGGAGCGAATCCTTGGCGGACAGGAAGTTCTTCCGGTAGACCTGGATGGGGATGCACACGACGGTGTCCCGGCTGAACCCGATGGACGAGCCCTGCCGGGGGAAGACGCCGACGATCCGGAAGGGGAGGCCCCCGATGAGGATCGTCCGGCCGATGGGGTCGACCCCGGGGAACAGCTCGTCCTTGACGTCCGCCCCCACCACGGCGAGGTTGGCCGCCATGTCGTCCTCGGTCTGGGTGAAGTACCGCCCGGCCTCGAACTCGAAGCGGAAGAGGGTGGCGAAATTGGACGTGGAACCGACGATGAGGGTGTTGGACAGGTGCCGGGCGCCGGCGGTGACCTTCATGGACTTCACCGCCCGGGTCGCCACCTGGGAGACGTGGGGCAGCCCCGCGGCGTTGAGGCGCTCGAAGTCCTCGTAGGTGATCAGGGGACGCTTGAGGGCCTGGATGAAGTCCTTCTGGGACTGGATGATCCCGAACCGGTCGATGATGAACACCTCCGGGGCGAAGGTGATCACCTTCTCCTTCACGAAGGCGTCCAGGCCGGAAATCACCCCGACGACCCCCACGATCGTGGTCACGCCGATCACCACCCCGAGCAGGGTGAGGAAGCTCCGCAGCTTGTGGGCCTTGAGGGCCCTCAGCGCGGAGAGGACCAGCTCGTACAGCTTCATCAGCCTTCCTTCTTGGGCGCGGCGGCCTTCTTCTTCTCCACGCGGATGTCCTCGCCGCCCTTGAGGTCACGCAGGACCTTGAAGGGGCCGATCACCAGCTTCTCGCCGCCGTTGAGGCCGCTGGCGACCTCCACGTTCATGTCGCCGGTGAGGCCGGTCTTGATGGGCCTGAACACCGCCTTGCCGCCCTCCATCACGAAGACGCCCTCCTCCTCGCGGGGTTCGCCCGGCTTGAAGGTCTGCCCGGGCTTGAGCTTGATCTCCTTCATCACGAGGGCCTGGAGGGGCACGGCCAGGACGTTGTCGCGGCTGCCGGTGAAGATGTCGGCCTGGGCCGAGAGGCCGGGCTTGATGGTGATAGGGGGGTTCTTGATCTGGACCTTGACCTTGAACTTGATGGCCTCGTTGGTGCTGGTCTGGACGATGGGGCTGCCGCCCACCTCGGTGACCACGCCCTGGAACACCTGGTTGGGGTAGGCGTCGATGCGGACCTGGGCCTCCTGCCCGAGGCGGACGGTGGGGATGGAGGCCTCGTCGACCTCCATCTCGGCCTCGACCTTGTTCATGTCGGAGACGGTGACCAGCACGGTGCCGGGCTGGTTCTGGAGGCCGATGACCGCGGTCTCGCCCAGCTCGATGCGCTTGGCGGTGACGACGCCGTCCATGGGGGCGGTGATGCGGGTCTTGTTCAGGGTGTCCCGGCCGCCGGCGAGATCGGCCCTGGCCTGGTCCACGCGCTGCTGGGCGCCGGCGAAGGCGGACTGGGCGGTGCGGAAGGCGGTGGAGGACTGCTCGTAGTCGCTCTGGGAGATGATGCCGGCCTTGTGGTTCGCCTCGGCGCGCCGGAAGTCGGAGCGGGCCTGCTCCAGCCGGGCCTTCGCCGTCTCGAAATCGTGGCTCGTGGCCTGGTACGAGGCCTGGAGGCTCGCCACCGTGGCCTTGGACCGGACGGGGTCGATCTCCAGGAGGAGGTCCCCCTTGCGGACGACGTCCCCCTCCTTGACCTTGAGCTGGGTGACCGGACCCATCACATTGGCGGTGATGTCCACCTTCTTGACGGCCTGGACCTTGCCGTTGGCGCTCACCTTGGCCTGGATGTTCTCCTTGGCGACCGTGGCGACCTGGACGGGAAGGCCCTTGTCACCGCGGCTGGCCGCGATCCCGATGACCACGACGGCGGCCAATCCGCCGCCAAGAATCCACATCTGCTTGGGTTTCATCGAAACGACCTCCCGGACCGCGGCCCATGGACAATAAACGGAGGGCCGGGGTCGTTCGTTTAGTTAACCACGGGGACCGGGAGCGGTTCTGCCCGCGGACGGCACTTTTGCAAATATTCCGGACGGTCCGGCGTCCTATGATCGAAGGGGCCCCCCGGGCCCGCCGGAGCGCCATGTCCCGAATGCCTGAATCCCTGCGATCCCTCGGGTTCCGCAACTTCCGCCTCTTCTTCATGGGCCAGCTGGTGTCCCTGATCGGCACCTGGATGCAGAGCGTCGCCCTGTCCTGGCTCGTCTACCGCCTCACGGGCAAGGCCGCCCTCCTGGGCCTGGTGGCCTTCGCCAGCCAGATCCCCATCTTCCTCCTGGGCAGCTTCGGCGGGGTATTGGCGGACCGGGTCGATCCCCGGCGCCTCCTCATCCTCACCCAGGCCCTCCAGATGGCGCAGGCCTTCGTCCTCGCCGCGCTGACCCTGACGGGGTGGATCCGCCCCTGGCAGATCCTCGCCCTGGCCACGGGGCTGGGCGTCATCAACGCCTTCGACCTGCCGGGGCGCCAGGTCCTCGTGGCCCGGACCGTGGACCGGGAGCATCTGCCCAACGCGATCGCGCTCAACAGCTCCATCTTCCACGGCAGCCGCGTCCTGGGCCCGGCGGTGGCGGGGCTCCTGGTGGCGGCCATCGGCGAGGGCTGGTGCTTCCTGGCCAACGGCGTCAGCTTCCTGGCCGTCATCGCCGGCCTGGCCATGATGGACCTCCCGCCCTGGGTGTCCCGGGACGACCATCCCCCCGTCCTCACCCACATCGCCGAAGGCCTGCGCTTCGTGGCCGCGAACCGGCGGGTGGGCCTCCTCCTCCTGCTCCTGGGGGTCGTGTGCCTCATGGCCATGCCCTACACCGTGCTGATGCCCATCTTCGCGGACAGCATCCTCAAGGGCGGCGCCAGGGGCCTGGGCCTCCTCATGGGCGCCTCCGGCCTCGGCGCCGTCCTGGGCGCCGCAGCCCTGGCCGGGAGGAAGGGGCACGCGGGCCTGGAGCGCACGGCCTGGGTGGGCGCCGCCGCCGTGGGGATCGTCCTCACCGCCTTCGCCTTCTCCAGGGTCTTCTGGCTCTCCATGGTCCTCATGGTCCCGGCGGGCATGGCCATGGTCTCCCACATGACGAGCAACAACACCCTCGTCCAGATGCTGATCCCGGACGCCATGCGGGGCCGGGTGATGGCCTTCCACGCCATGACCTTCACGGTGGCCATGCCCATCGGCGCGCTCGTCATGGGCCTCCTGGCCCACAGGCTGGGGGCCCCCCTCACCGTCGCCCTCGGCGGCCTCGGCTGCGTCGCCGGGGCCCTCGCCTTCGCCGCGGCCTACCCCCGTCCGGAGGAGGACCCGGCGGGGCTCAGCGATCCATCTCGCCCGCGATGATGTTCATGGCGCCGAGGACGGAGACGGCGTCCGCGATGAGGCGGCCCTTCACCTGCTCGTCGAAGGAGCTGAAGATGGGGAAGCAGGGCGGACGCACGTGGATGCGGTACGGGCTCTTGGTGCCGTCGGAGACGATGTAGAAGCCCAGCTCGCCGTTGGCGGCCTCGGTGGCCGAGTAGACCTCGCCCACGGGCATCTCGATGCCGTGCATGATGAGCTTGAAGTGGTGGATCAGGCTCTCCATGCGGGTGTAGACCTTCTCCTTGGGCGGCAGGGCGACCTTGTAGTCGTCCACGATGACCGGGCCGGGCCCGATCTCCTTGAGCCGGTCCAGGCACTGGCGCACGATCCGCAGCGACTGGCGCATCTCCTCGGTGCGGACCAGGTAGCGGTCGTAGACGTCGCCGGTGGTGCCGACGGCGATGTCGAACTGGTAGGTCTCGTAGTCCAGGTAGGGCTGGGCGACCCGCAGGTCGTGGGCCACGCCGGCCGCGCGGAGGCAGGGGCCCGTGTAGCCCCAGTTGATGGCGTTCTCGGGCGTGATCGCGCCGACCCCCTTGGTGCGGTCGGCCCAGATGGGGTTGTGGGTGAGGAGCTTCTCCATCTCGTCGATGGTGCGCTCGCAGCTCTCGAGGAACTGGCCGCACAGGGGCTCGAACTCCGCCGGGATGTCCCGGAAGAGGCCGCCGATGCGGGTGAAGCTGGAGTGCAGGCGCTGGCCGGCCATCATCTCGAAGAGGTCGTAGATGGTCTCCCGCTCCTTGAACATGTAGAGGAAGGCCGTGTAGGCGCCGATGTCCACGGCGTTGATGCCGATGCAGACCAGGTGGTCCCCGATGCGGGCCAGTTCCGAGCAGAGCACCCGCAGCACCCGCGAGCGGGGCGGGTCCTGCACGCCCAGGAGCTTCTCCACCGCCAGGGTGTAGCCCACGTTGTTCATGAGGGAGCTGCAGTAGTTCAGGCGGTCCGTGAGGGGGATGAACTGCTGGTAGGTCAGGTTCTCGCCCAGCTTCTCGACGCCCCGGTGGAGGTAGCCGATCTGGGGGGTGGCCTTCACGATGATCTCGCCCTCGAGCTCCAGCACGATGTGGAGGGTCCCGTGGGTGACCGGGTGGGAGGGCCCCATATTGACGATCATGCGGTCGCCGTCGGAGGCCTGGGCGGTGGGGTTGGGTGCCATCGTCTTAGACATTGAGGGATCTCGCGTCGGGGGAATAGGAGGCGCCGATGTCCTGGCTGCAGAACACGTCCCCGCCGTCCAGCGGGAAGTCCTTGCGCAGGGGGTGGCCCGGGAAGTCCTCCCACATCAGGAGGCGGCGCGGGTCGGGGTGGCCCTCGAAGGGGATGCCGAACATGTCCATGGTCTCCCGCTCGGCCCAGTCCGCCGACTTGAACCGGCTCACGAGGCTGGGGACCGCCTCGCCCTCGCCCACCCGCATCTTGATGCGGAGGCGCTCCTGGCTGGCCAGGTTGAGGAGGTGGTAGACGACGTCGAAGCGGGGATCCCGCTGCCCGCCGTCCACCGCGGTCACGTCGAGGAGCAGCTGGAACCCCTCCCGGTAGACCAGGTCGATCACCTCCAGGAAGCGGTCGCGGCCGACGACGATGGTCTGGTCGCCCCGGAAGGCGTGCCTGTCCAGCACGGCCCCGGGAAGGATTTCGTCAATGCGTTCAGTCACCATGCGCGCGTCCTCGAAGCTCACCAGATCCGTTGATCGCCGTTTTCACCGGCGGCCAGCACCATCTCGCGGACCACCTGGTGATTGGAAAGGCCCCGGGCCTCCTGGAGGGCCTCCTGCCGGGCCATGGACGCGTAGAACCGCTCGATGTGCTCCCGCCGGCCCTTGAGGGTCTCCTGCGTGATCTTCTCCTGGAGCTTCATGGCGCCGTAGATCATGGACTCGGGCCTGGGCGGGCACCCGGGGACGTACACGTCCACCGGCACCACGCGGTCGATGCCCTGCAGGGTGGAGTAGGTGCGGTACATCCCCCCGCTGGAGGCGCACACGCCCACCGCCAGGACCCACTTGGGCTCGGCCATCTGGGAGTAGACCTGGCGCAGGATGGGGGCCTGCTTGTTGGTGATGGTGCCCAGGACGAGGAGCATGTCGCTCTGCCGCGGGGAGAAGCGCAGGGCCTCGGCCCCGAAGCGGGAGAAGTCGTAGCGGCTGGCCATCATGGACATGAACTCGATGGCGCAGCAGGCGGTGCCGAAGGGCAGCGGCCACAGGCTGTTCTTGCGGGCCCAGTTGACCACGGCGTCGAGCCGGGTCGTCATCACCGAATCGTCGAGGTGGATGCCGGTCATGTCAGCGCTCCCATTCCAGGGCGCCCTTGCCCCAGGCGTAGGCGTAACCCACCAGGAGCGTGGCCACGAAGCTCAGGCAGGCCCAGAAGGTCCAGAGGTGGGCCTTGTACTGGACGGCCCAGGGGAAGAGGAAGGCCGCCTCCACGTCGAACAGGATGAAGAGCATGGCCACCAGGTAGAACTTGATGCTGTAGCGGTGCCGCGCGCCCTCCTGGAGGGGCGGGGCGCCGCACTCGTAGGGGGTCAGCTTGTAGGGCTGGGGGTTCTCCGGCTTGAGGAGGCCGGGCAGGATCTTGCCGGAGACCACCAGGATGGCGGCGCCGACGAGGGCCGCCAGCAGGAGCAGCAGCAGAACGGGCAGGAAGGGGTGGGAGGTGTCGGTCATGGGGGTTCCGGGGCGTCGGAGCGCCAATCCATGATCATAGCCTCAAGTGCCGGGGTTTTGCCCCGGGCTCCTCGCTATAATCCCCCCCATGGCCATCCGCGATTCCCAGACCGTCGTCCTCAGCCGGCAGGCCATCCTCCTGGTGACGGCGGTGGGGGTGGGGCTCCTGACCCTCTGTTACGTGCTTGGCGTGCAGGTCGGCAAGCAGAGCGCCGCCCTCCGCCGGCCCCTGTCCAAGGGCGCTGGGGAGGAACTGGACGAATTGCCCGCGAGTCTGGCCGACCAGCTCAAGGCCCTGGAACAGACGGGCGCTGGCGCCGGCTTCACCAAGCCCCAGAAGCCGGTCGAGCCCAAGCCCGAGGCGCCGGCCGAGACGAAGGCCCCCGCCGCGCCCGAACCGGCCCGCAAGGACCCGGAGCCGGCCCCGGCCAAGGAGGCGGAGGCCGAGGGCCTCTGGGTCCTCCAGATCGTGTCGACCCCGGACGCCGCGGAGGCCAAGGCCATGCTGGCCAAGGCGAGGGCCGCGGGCTTCCAGGCCCAGACGGTCCATGAAAAGAATCTGTACAAGGTCCGGGTCCAACCGGCGGCCAAGCGCGCCGTGGCCGATGCGACAGCCAAGAAGCTGAAGAACCACGGATTCAAGCCCTTCGCCGTCCGGGCGGAACCATGAAGAACCTGATCCCCTCCTTCCTGCCCACCCCCCGCCCCGCGCTCCAGGAAGGCCCCACCGAGATCCCCCACGCCCGGCGCATCTTCCCCCTCCGGAACCTCCACTTCCGGGACGTGAAGGCCGTCGGGTTCGACATGGACTACACCCTGAGCCACTACCGGTCCCCCGAGATCGAGGACTTGGCCTACCAGCACTCCGTCCGGCTCCTGGTGGCGGAGAAGGGCTACCCCGCCTGGCTCCTCGACACCCGCTTCGACCCCGCCTTCGCCATCCGCGGGCTGGTGCTCGACGGCGGGCGGGGCAATCTGCTCAAGCTGAACAGCGAGCGCCAGGTGGTCCGGGCGTCCCATGGCACCCGGCCCCTCACCCGGGAGGAGATCGACGCCACCTATGAACGCCGGCGGCTGATCAGCCGGGGCGGCAGCTACCGGAGCATCGACACCCTGTTCGAGATCCCCGAATGCCACCTCTACGCCGTCCTGGTGGACGCGGCCGAGGCGGGTCGTCTGCCGGGTAAGGACCCCCTCCTCCTCTTCCAGGATGTCCGCTGGGCCATCGATTCCGCCCACCGCCTGGGCGTCATGAAAGCCGAGATCCTGGGAAATCTTGATTTGTTCATCATAAGGGACCCGGACCTGCCCGCGGCCCTGGACCGGTGGAAGCGGGCGGGTAAAAAGCTCTTCGTCGTCAGCAACAGTGAATGGAGTTTTACACAAGGCGTGCTCAGCTACTTGCTGGACGGCCAGGATCCGGGCCGGCCGCTTTGGACCGATTATTTCGACTTGGTCGTCGTAAGTGCCCGGAAGCCCGTTTTTTTCCTGGAAACGCCCGAGCCCGAACCCCTTCCCGGGCAGACGGCCGCCTACCGGGGCGGCAATGCCCTCTGGATGGAAGAATTATTGGATGCCCGGGGGGAGGAGATCCTGTACGTGGGCGACCACATCTACGGCGACATCCTCCGCTCCAAGAAGAACGTCAGCTGGCACACCATGCTTCTAATCCCAGAACTCACAGCGACTTTGGAGCAATTCGAAGAGCAGGCGCACGAACTGCAGGAATTCATGCGCCTGGAAGCCGACCGGAGGAAATCCGAACTCCGGGCCGGTTTCCTGGACAACCTCCTGAAGCGGAACCGGGAGCACCGCCACCTCCTCTCCGGGCGTCTTTCTCCTGAAGCCATGCACGCGCTCGACTTAGAAGCCGTCCAACTCCGGTCGGAACGGGATGCCCGCCTGGAGGCGGCCGCCCGCGACAGCGCCCGCATCGCCCAGCTGGACGAACGTCTGGAGGCCACCTTCAATCGCCCCTGGGGAAGCATATTCCGGGACGGTTACGACCAAACCCGCTTTGCCGACCAGATCCAAACCTATGCTTGCGCGTACACTGGGCGGATCAGTAACCTGTATATGGTTGATCCCTCAACCGCACTTTATGCACCGGTTCCGACACTTCCGCACGAGCAGGCCTGAAGCTTTTTCACCAGGGCGGGTCTTGAAAATGCATGGAACAGGCTTCAGTTTCTGTTCATCAAAGACCCGTGCCGTTGCATAAGGTAGGGCATTTAGTCATGCTGTCATGAAACCAGGAGCGTCCAAATTGAAGCGATTCGATTCCAATTCCGAAGCCCCGCTTTCCACGGCTACCCTGGGTGACCGGATCAAGGCCGTACGACTTACCTGGCGATGGTCCCAGGAGGAGATGGCCGAGGCCCTCCGCGTGGACCAGGCCTCCATCTCCTTCTGGGAACGCGACAAGATCAAGCCCTCGGGCTCCGCCATCGTCGCGCTGGCCTCCCTGTTCCGCACGAGCACCGAGGCCCTGGAGGCGGGCACGGGCTTCAAGATTCCGGATCCGCCCTCGCACCCGGAATCCGCGAAGGTCGATCGCGAGTTCCCCCGGAGCGTGAGCCTGCCGGCCGGCAGCGAGGACGTGGTCATGGTCGTCGACCTGGCCGACGGCTCCTCCAAGGGCAAGCAGCTCTCGGAGGCCATGATGAGCCTCGTGCAGGGCGTCAAGGACAGCCGGCGCGTCTGGGTCGTCCTCGAGTAGCAGCCTCCCCTCCGCCAGGCCGCCTTGGCCTCATCCAGGAGCCGCGGGAGCCAACGGTCCATCTGGTGCCGGAACCGCTGGACCAGGCCCTCGGGCGTCTCCCCTTGGACGAGGACGATGGGCACCGGGCGGGTGACGGCGGCCCCGCCCCCGTCCAGGAGGGTGGCCCGGGCCTCCAGGTGGTAGGTGGCCCCGCGGGCGCCGTCGGGGCTGGCGAAGATGAACGCCGGCCCCGCCGCCCCGCCTGAAAAGGCCAGGTCCAGCACCAGGTCGGGCGCCGCATCCCGGGGCGTCGGCCCGCAGCTGGCCGCCAGGGCCCGGAGGTAGGCCTCCACGCCGGGGGGCAACTCGGCGTTGGTGCGCAGGGCCAGGGTCAGCTTCGCCAGGTCCAGGGGGGGCAGCGGCGCCCGGCCCAGCTCCTCCAGGCGCGCCGCCACCACCGCCTGCTCCGCGCGCATGGCCGCCAATAAGTCCGGACCGGCCTCCAGCCGCTCGGCGTCGAGCGCCAGGCGGTCCAGGTCCGAAGCCGCCTGCCGCGTCCGCCACAGCGCCCGGCGGCTCACCTCGGGCCCGAGGCGGAGCCGGGCCTCCCGGAGCCGATCCAAGCGAACGGCCAGGGCCCGGCGGGCCTGGTCGAGGTCCAGGTAGGCCAGGGCGAAGACCGTGCGGGCCGCCCTGTCGGTGAAGGTCCGGGCCACCCCGAGGCCGGGCAGGTCCACGGCCGCGGCGCCGACCTGCACGTCCTCCCACACCTGGCGCCCGCTCGCTCCGGCCCCCCGGGGTTCCACCAGCCGGGTCGCCACCCGGGTCTCCCCCCGCACCGTCGCCCCCAGCCGGGCCACCACATTGAAGCGGGCGCGGTCCGAGGCCTGGGCGATGGCCCGCCCTTCCTGGTCGCCCAGCTCCGCCGTGCCCAGGGCATAGATCCGCCCCGGCGCCTCGGGGAGGGACTCCACCCAGGCGGGCCGGGGCGGGGCCGGCGCTTGAAGAAGGCAAAGGAGGGCGAAGGGGGCGACGTGCGGGTCCACCCCCTCCAGGTTGGTCCGGATCGCCTACTTCGCCAGGATCTGGCGGATGGCCGCCACCACCTGGTCCTGGTCGTCCTCCGTGAGGCCCGGCCACAGGGGCAGGCTCATGAGGCGCTCCCCGCTCCACTCCGTGTGGGGCAGGCCGTCCTTGGGCAGCGCGCCGGGATGGGCGGCGTAGAAGTCGCGGTAGAAGGAATGGACGTGGGCGGGGCGGTAGTGGATGCCCGTGCCGATGTTCTCGTCCTTCAGGCGGGCCACGAAGGCGTCGCGGTCCATGCCGGCCTTCTCGGGCCGGATGCGGAGCACGAACAGGTGGAAGCAGTGCGCGTGGACGTCGTCCCCGGGCGAGGGGAGGACGACCTCGGGCAGGTCGGCCAGGAGCTCCAGGTAGCGCCGGAAGAGCACGCCGCGCCGGGCGTTGAACCCGTCGAGCTTCTTGATCTGGTGCAGGCCCATGGCGGCCTGGATGTCCATGAAGTTGGCCTTGCGGGAGGGCTCGGTGACGTCGAAGTGGGGGCTGCCCTCCTTGGCGAACCGCTTCCAGGCGTCCCGCTCGATGCCGTGGAAGCGCAGGCGCTTGATGCGCGGCTCGTGCGCGGCGTCGTGGAAGGCGATGGCGCCGCCCTCCCCCGTGGTCATGTTCTTGTTGGGGTGGAAGCTGTAGACGGAGAAGACCGAGCGCGGGTCCGCGCCGATCTTCCGGCCGCGGTAGGAGGCCCCCATGGCCTGGGCGGCGTCCTCCACGACCCAGAGGCCGTGCCGCTCCGCGATGGCCCAGATCTCGTCCATCGGGCAGGGCAGGCCCGTGAGGTGGACCGGGATGATCCCCTTGGTCCGGGGGGTGATGGCCGCCTCCAGGCCCCGGGGGTCCAGGTTGAGGGTGACCGGGTCGATGTCGACGAGGACGGGAATGCCGCCCTGGAGGATGATGGTGCTCAGGGTGGAGACCCAGGTGAGGGCCGTGGTGATCACCTCGTCCCCGGGCTGGATGCCCAGGCACTGCATGGTGATCTCCTGGGCCGTGGTCGCGCTGTTCATGGCCAGGACGTGGGGGATCCCGTTGTACGCCTGGAGGGCCTCCTCGAACTTCGCGGCCTTGGGGCCCGTCGTGAGCCAGCCGCTCTCGATCGAATCGATGATCTCGGCGATCTCCTCCTGGCCGACCATGGGGCGGGTGAAGGGCAGGAACGCCTCGCGGCGCTTGTAGGTCATGGTTCCTCCGGTTCCTTGCGTGTTCAGCGGCAGGCCTGCAGCGTGTTGGCCATCAGGCCCGCGCGGGTGAGGAGGCCGACCCCTCCGGGCACGGGGGTGATGGCCCCGGCCACCAGGGCCGCCTCGGCGTAGCGGACGTCGCCGCACAGGACGCCGCCCTTCGCCTTGAGGGTCGCGAGCCGGGCGGGATCGGCCGCGAAGATGCGCTCCCCGAGGGCCACGTCCTCGACGCGGTTGATCCCCACGTCGATGACCACGGCCCCGGGCTTGACCCAGCTCCCCTCCACCATCCCCGGGCGCCCCACGGCGGCCACCAGGATGTCGGCCTCGCGGCAGAGCCCGGGCAGGTCCCGGGTCCGGCTGTGGGCGATGGTGACGGTGGCGTGGGCCTCC
Encoded here:
- a CDS encoding DegT/DnrJ/EryC1/StrS family aminotransferase, which produces MTYKRREAFLPFTRPMVGQEEIAEIIDSIESGWLTTGPKAAKFEEALQAYNGIPHVLAMNSATTAQEITMQCLGIQPGDEVITTALTWVSTLSTIILQGGIPVLVDIDPVTLNLDPRGLEAAITPRTKGIIPVHLTGLPCPMDEIWAIAERHGLWVVEDAAQAMGASYRGRKIGADPRSVFSVYSFHPNKNMTTGEGGAIAFHDAAHEPRIKRLRFHGIERDAWKRFAKEGSPHFDVTEPSRKANFMDIQAAMGLHQIKKLDGFNARRGVLFRRYLELLADLPEVVLPSPGDDVHAHCFHLFVLRIRPEKAGMDRDAFVARLKDENIGTGIHYRPAHVHSFYRDFYAAHPGALPKDGLPHTEWSGERLMSLPLWPGLTEDDQDQVVAAIRQILAK